In the genome of Schistocerca piceifrons isolate TAMUIC-IGC-003096 chromosome X, iqSchPice1.1, whole genome shotgun sequence, one region contains:
- the LOC124723196 gene encoding gamma-aminobutyric acid receptor-associated protein: protein MKFQYKEEHPFEKRKAEGEKIRRKYPDRVPVIVEKAPKARIGDLDKKKYLVPSDLTVGQFYFLIRKRIHLRPEDALFFFVNNVIPPTSATMGSLYQEHHEEDCFLYIAYSDENVYGF from the exons ATGAAGTTTCAATACAAGGAAGAACATCCGTTTGAGAAAAGAAAAGCTGAAGGAGAGAAAATACGCCGAAAATATCCGGACAGAGTTCCT GTTATTGTGGAGAAGGCACCAAAAGCAAGGATTGGTGATCTAGATAAGAAAAAATACCTTGTCCCTTCAGATCTTACAGTTGGACAGTTTTATTTTCTTATAAGAAAAAGGATTCATTTGAGACCTGAGGATGCACTCTTCTTCTTTGTAAACAATGTGATACCGCCAACAAGTGCTACCATGGGGTCATTGTATCAG GAACATCATGAAGAAGACTGCTTTTTGTACATTGCATACAGTGATGAGAATGTGTATGGCTTTTGA